A DNA window from bacterium contains the following coding sequences:
- the cmk gene encoding (d)CMP kinase, translating into MKKNLIVTIDGPAGAGKTTIAKEVAKRLGFFYLDTGAMYRALTLKALTEGITVEDKEKLVEMVKETILIAKKPSQQDLAGRPARQSSPATKTMAGKSGGDTIKNVSATDTLADSPASRAGMRIWVDGEEVTDKIRTEEVTNNIWWVCRVKDVRKKMKKLQREIGSSGRIVVEGRDIGTVVFPKAPFKFYLDASIDERAKRRWLEQTNKGIQSDLEKIKQDIKERDNKDFTREIAPLKKAEDAVNIDTTGLTIEGVIEKIIQQVNKS; encoded by the coding sequence ATGAAAAAAAACCTTATTGTTACGATTGACGGGCCTGCGGGAGCGGGAAAGACAACAATAGCCAAAGAGGTTGCCAAACGCTTGGGATTTTTCTATTTAGATACGGGAGCGATGTATAGAGCACTCACTTTGAAGGCGCTAACGGAAGGTATAACTGTTGAAGATAAAGAGAAACTGGTGGAAATGGTGAAGGAAACGATTTTAATAGCTAAGAAACCCTCCCAACAAGATTTGGCAGGCAGGCCTGCCCGCCAAAGTAGTCCTGCCACTAAAACTATGGCAGGCAAGAGTGGAGGGGATACTATAAAGAATGTGTCCGCCACTGATACGTTGGCGGACAGCCCCGCAAGCAGGGCTGGAATGAGGATATGGGTAGACGGGGAAGAAGTGACTGACAAGATACGAACTGAAGAGGTAACGAATAACATCTGGTGGGTATGCAGAGTAAAAGATGTGCGGAAGAAGATGAAAAAGCTTCAGAGAGAAATCGGTTCAAGCGGCAGAATTGTTGTGGAAGGCAGAGATATCGGCACGGTTGTATTCCCCAAGGCGCCTTTTAAATTTTATCTGGATGCTTCTATTGATGAGCGGGCAAAAAGAAGATGGCTTGAACAAACTAATAAAGGAATACAAAGCGACCTTGAAAAAATTAAGCAGGATATAAAAGAAAGAGATAATAAAGATTTCACAAGAGAAATTGCGCCCTTAAAAAAAGCCGAAGATGCGGTGAATATTGATACAACAGGCTTAACGATAGAGGGAGTGATAGAGAAGATAATACAACAAGTTAATAAAAGTTAA